The genomic stretch AGCCCGGTCAATAATCTTTTTGACCTCTGGATCTTCCGGTAACGAGGTGCTCAGAGGAATAAAGCTATTGGTATATTTGCACAGACCTTCATCATCCGGGGCAGAATCCCTGCTTTTCTTTAACGCCTTTATACTTTGAACAAGCTCTTTTTTCTCCGCTGATAATTTTTTATACCCTTTATCCTTTGCCAAGGCCGCCTTCTTTTTTTGTTTTTCCAGGCGGGCAAGCTGTTGATTCAATCTCTCCAGGCGATCCTCCTCGGTTCGGATCCTATTAAAAGACTTATCCGTCCATTTTCCGGCTTTGTTCCACTCAATTCGCATCATGCCTAGGTATTTTCCTCGGGTTCCGGTTTGGGCAATCAGCGTATTTTCAATTTTATAGGGTTCTGTGGTCGGAGCGGCATGGCTCGATTCAAGAATCATATGAAGGCCGTCAACAGTTTCAGCTATTTCTTTATTGATTTGGTAGGAATAGCTTGAAAGAAGAATGGTCATATCAACTTTCTTTCCAACTTCAGCAAGGGTCTTAGGCAGCGTATCCTGCCAGGGAAGGATGGTATAGCTTTTCTCCTTACCTTCTCCAGCATGCTCACCCTGATCATCCGTCAGTCCAAATAAAGCAATCTTTAAGCCACCAACTTTTGTAATAAGGTAGGGTGTGAATATGGGTTGCTTTTTCTCTGGATCAACCAGATTCATGGAAAGCCAAGTGGTTTTATGACGTTCTTGAAGCTCTTTCAATAAACTGATACCACCAGCCAAGTCGTGGGCACCGATCCCAAGAGCCCGGCAGTTCATCGCCTGCATAGCCGCAGCAAGACCATCGGCTTGGGCTTTTTCCGCGAGTTCTTTTTTAGCCTGTATTTTTTTATGCTTAAAAAGCAGAGAACCGCTATCAACAAAGAAAAAAGGAAGCTTTTCCTGCTCAGCAAATTTTGTTATCTGTAATGCTTTTCTGGACAGCCCGCCCAGTTGTTTTTTCTTTCAACCACAGGGCTGGAGCTCACCACGTACATCATTTCCGTAAAAAAGCAAAAATTCTTCTGCCCAAGATGGCGCCACCACGGTCAGCAGCAAAATAAGCAGCAGAAAAAAATGGGGGAATATGCGTTTTCTTTGAGACAGCATCGCAATAAAATTCATGATATCATAAAATATGTTTTTTGGTTTCGAGGTGTGTTACGAGGTCTTAAGGGTAGTTATGAGTAGTTATGGATCTATCCGTTGGTCAGGGGGGGAAGGTCATCAGAAAACGAATAACCTCTCCTTCGGTGGGTTATCCCGGCTTTTTTGTCTTCTTCCGCTGTTGCTGTGCCCGTTGCTGAAGAATTTTTCGCCATTTACTCAAGCGATCATGGATAACAGCTTCGAATCCTCTCTCCGTGGGCCGATAATAACGCTTTCCAGCGAGTTTATCTGGCAAATGTTCCTGAGCGACCAAGCCATCCTCGGCGTCATGGGCATACTGATATCCTTTCCCGTACCCGATTTTTTCCATTAAACCTGTGGGGGCATTGCGGATATGGAGGGGAACGGGCAATGCGCCGGAACGACGTATTTCTTCTTTAATCTTTTTTTCTGTTAAATACAAGGCATTGCTTTTCGGGGCCGTAGCAAGATACACTGTGGCCTGATATAAGGCCAGTTCACCCTCAGGAGAACCGAGCATGTCGTAGGCCCTACGGCAGCTGATTGCCACATCCAAGGCTCTTGGATCGCTGACTCCCACATCCTCGCTGGCAAAACGAATCAAACGTCTGGCAATATAGAGCGGGTCTTCACCGCTGACGAGCATTCGCCCCAACCAATAGCAGGCTCCATCTGGGTCACTATCACGCAGGCTCTTATGCAGAGCTGAAATCAGGTTATAATGCTCTTCTCCGGCTCGATCATAACGAAGTGTCTGCCCCTGCACCACCTCAAGAATGGTTTTGCGAGTGATAGCCAACGGTATATCGCTCTCTTGTTCTACGATAAGAATTGCAGCGGTCTCAAGATAGTTAAGGGCCCGCCGACAATCGCCGTCAGCAGCTTGGGCGATCATCTCTGCAGCCTCTCTTCCCATTTCAATATCATAACCGCCTAATCCGGTGGCTTTGTCGTGCAAAGCCCGCTGGAGAATGCTTATGATATCTTCAACGGTAAGTGGCTGCAAAAGCAGCAGCTGGCAGCGTGAGAGCAGGGGCGCAATAACCTCAAAGGAGGGGTTTTCCGTTGTTGCGCCGATCAAGGTAAGTAGACCGCTTTCCACATGGGGTAATAAGGCATCCTGCTGATTCTTGTTAAAACGATGAATTTCATCAACAAAAAGGATGGTTGGTTTATCTTCTCCCTCTTTTTTTCCTTTTGTCTCCTCAACAATTTTCCTAATCTCTTTCACCCCAGATAACACGGCTGAGAAGAATATAAAATCAGCCTGGATACTATGGGCCAAAATAGAGGCCAAGGTGGTTTTTCCAGAGCCCGGTGGACCCCAGAGAAGTAAGGAGGGAATTTTGCCGTTGCTTATTAACTCACGGAGTAATCTTCCCCTGCCGACAAGGTGCTCCTGTCCGGAAAAATCATCCAGCGAAACCGGTCGCATACGCTCTGCCAACGGTATCGAATGATGATTTTCTATCTTCTTGTTTTCATTCATAGATCAATATTATGATCAGAAAATAAAGGGGCGTCAAGATGATAACATATAAAAAGCACATCATGTCGGACTTATTCACTTAACAATTTAATATCAATCTGTTAAATATTCTTTATATTTCTTGCTCCAAATAAATTTGGGACATCTTTTTGAAAAGGAATAATTAATCGCCGCTGTTGCCTTGTCAGAGAGTGAATGGTAGAATGTTTGTATAATTCTTTCTCCTGTGAAAGAACAAATAGGATTGTTTGTCGTATGGATCAGTTTTCACGATTTCTTTCAATCCGCTAAAAAAATACACAAAGAGTATCTATAATGCTGCCGGATATCCTGTTGATTGCGGACGAGCCCGAACTGTGTCAACAGGTGGCTGACATATTGCATGAGTATGATGTGGACTGGTGCTTCGAGTACGAGGCCTTGAACATTTGTATTCATCAACCGGTCAGAGTAGTTCTCGTCGTTCAGGACCTACCTGGGGCAAGCGGGATAGAGCTGTTTGACAACCTGCGTGCCTCTCGGCCCGGTCTGCTCGGTTTTTTGATAGTGGACAGGGAATCTGCTGGCGGCCTTTGTCCGGCAGCAATGGACAGCGGTTTTGCCGGACTGTTTTCCCCCCCCCTTGATCCTGATCACGTTCGGGACAGAATTGCTAAAGCAATGGAGTCAGCTGCCCTGCGGGAAGAAAATGCCCGACTTCGCGCCCTGCTCCCCCTGTATGGCTTGGGGGAACATTTCATGTCCTCCACCAGTCAGCATGATGTCCTGGAAAGCCTGCTCAATGTTATCGGTGACCAGACAGCGGCAGACAGCCTCTCGGTCATGTTGTATGACAAGGAGGAAGGCGTTCTCCGCATTGCCGCTTCTCGGGGTATTCCTGAAGAGATGATTGATCAAATCAGGATAAAACCCGGTGATAAGATTGCAGGTCGGGTTTTTCAGGAGCGCAAGCCGGTCATCTTGAATCAGGAGACACAGAATGACTCCAGATTTGCTGATTTACTGAAACGGCCAGAAATCGTCTCTGCGGTCTCCTTTCCCATGATCGTTCGTGATAAAATTCTTGGTGTTCTCAATGTCAGTTATACTGACGGCGATATCCGATTTGCTGATTCCGACATTGAAATCCTCGGTATCTTCAGTACCCAAGCTGCCTTGGCCGTAGAAAATGTTCATGCCTTTGAATCAGTGGCCCAGGAAGCCAGATTGCAGGCCCTGCTGGAGCAATATGTTGCTCCTGAGGTGGCAGAGGTACTGCTTGCCAGTGATGCTGCTCTGACTACCGGCCTCGGTGAAATAAAGGAGGCAACTGTCCTTTTCGCGGATATCCGTAACTTCACCGGGATGGTCCAGGAAATTCCTTTGGCTATTCTGCGCGAATTTCTCAACGAATTTTTTCAGCTTTTTACCGAGACCATTTTCGAATACCGGGGCACTGTAGATAAGTTCATGGGGGATGCTGTCTTGGCGATCTTTGGTGCCCTTATAGAGCTCGACAACCCCTCCTTCACCGCTATAGAGACCGCTCTTGCTATCCAAGAACGCTTTGCTGACCTCAAAAAGGAGTGGGAGGGAAAGGATCCTTTTTTTACCACCATTGATCTGGGATTTGCCGTAACCCGGGGGGAAATGTTTCTTGGTAATGTTGGCTCGGCCAGACGCTTGGATTATACCGTCATCGGAACCGAGGTGAATATTGCTCAGCGCTTGGCTTCAAAAGCAACTTCTTCCAGAATATATATAACTGATAAGGTCCTTGAGGATCTGGAGCGCAAACAGCCTGCTCGGAAAGTGCTGGTAAAAGATGTGGGCAAGATGGTTTTGAAGGGTGTACAGTACTCTGTCCCGACATTCAGCGTGCTGGGATTAGAGAAAGAAACAAAGTAAAGAGAGGGGAAAGGGGAAGGGGAAAGAGGCTGAAGATTGTTACGACATCCCCTTACGATGCCGAGCTACGCCTGCTAATAATTTTCTCACGGTTTTTTCTTCACTATTCCTGGTGAACTCAACCCCCATGATAAAGTTCCGGCTCTGTCCTTGCTGGAAAATATTAAACCAAAGCGGGATGGCGGTTATCTTGAATTGCTCGTCAGGGACTGAAGGCAGGTCAAAAAAAAGATTCAGGAAGCGGAGGTTATCTTCCTGGGTAGAGTAAAAAAAATGATATTTATCATCCATAATCTCACTCATCAGTAGGCAGGCTTCGTTTTTTGAAAAATCGAACAGTTTTCCTCGAAGGGGTCCGGCCATAATTTTTTCGGTGCCCGCATGCTGCGCTGTAATTTCTATCGGAAGATAACTTCTGAGTGTATTTTTTTGTCCTGCTGAAATCATTTTTTTCTGTTGGGAAGAAGCCCTGAATGAATCGCTGTTTTTCTATTGTCCGGGCAACGGGAACAGGAACGGCTTGGAAATTTATTCTGCCGCAAAGAAAAACGCGCTGTTAAGAATGCATTGCTTATAAGAACCCCTCTTTGATTGTTTATCATAAATTTTCCTTTTTACCAGTAAAAAGCACATGCTTTTCAGGTCACACATTGTGGCGACACTTTCAAAGTTTAAATTTTTATATTTCTTTTCATAAGTTGGAGTTGTTTCTATGATTTTAAAAAATAAAGAGTTGCTGTGCAGCCGTTGTTTTATCGGCGGGGATTGGGTCTCCTCCGGAAATGGAAAAAGCATTGCCGTGCATAACCCGGCAAACGGTGCATTGGTAGGCTCTGTTCCTTCCTTGGGACGGGAAGAAACGCTTCAGGCTATAAAGGCGGGCGAGGCTGCTTGGCCTGCATGGAGAAGCAAAACCGCCCATGAACGTTCGCGTCTTATTCGGCGTTGGTATGATCTGATCATTGCGAATCAGGAAGATTTAGCGAGCATCATGACTGCGGAGCAGGGCAAGCCGCTAGCAGAGTCACGGGGAGAGATTCTCTACGCAGCCAGCTTTGTGGAATGGTTTGCCGAGGAAGGGAAACGGGTATACGGGGACACTATCCCTATGGCCCAGCCAGGGAAACGGATCATTGTCTTAAAGCAACCAATCGGTGTTTGTGCGGCCATCACCCCCTGGAACTTTCCTTCTGCTATGATCACCCGGAAAGCAGCTCCGGCCCTGGCCGCTGGTTGTCCGGTGGTCGTGAAACCTGCCAGCCAGACCCCGTTGTCCGCTCTGGCCTTGGCCAAGCTTGCCCAGGAGGCAGGGATACCGCCGGGTATCTTTAATGTTCTGACCGGATCAGCCTCTGAAATAGGCGGGGCATTAACAGAAAGCTCGACCGTCCGAAAGCTCAGTTTTACCGGTTCCACCGAAATCGGGAAGATGCTGATGCGCCAATGTGCAGATACGGTCAAGAAGATTTCCCTGGAGCTGGGCGGACATGCCCCGTTTATCGTTTTTGACGATGCGGATTTGGACGAAGCGGTTACCAACGCTGTTGCCTCAAAATATCGTAATTCAGGCCAGACTTGTGTTTGTGCCAATCGTTTTATTGTCCAGGAGGGCGTCTATGATGCCTTTGCGGAAAAACTGATAAAAGCGGTGCAGGAGCAGCTCAAGGTCGGCAACGGCTTTGATGAAGGAGTGAACCAAGGACCGCTTATCGATCTGAATGCTGTCCAAAAAGTGGAGCAACAGATCAAAGATGCCTTGGGGAAAGGGGCCCGGTTAGGATCCGGGGGTAAAAGAGTCGGTGAAACCGGTTTCTTTTTTGAACCGACTATCCTTCTTGATGTGACCACCGAGATGCAGATCGCCTATGAGGAGACCTTTGGTCCGGTGGCCCCACTCTTTTCTTTTTCTACGGAAGAAGAAGCTGTTGCCCTGGCCAATGACACACCTTACGGTTTGGCCTCGTATTTTTTCAGCAAGGATATAGGTCGATGCTGGCGCGTGTCCGAGGCCTTGGAGTACGGCATGGTCGGCGTCAATACCGGTATCATGTCAACAGAATCCGCTCCCTTTGGCGGCATCAAGGAGTCGGGTATCGGTCGTGAGGGCTCCAAGTACGGCATTGACGAATACCTGGAACAGAAATATCTCTGCCTTGGCGGGCTTGAAAAGTAGATACGAAGTTGGCATAGAGGGGCTTGCCCCCTCTATTTTGCCCTTTTTAATCCTTGGTGAATTCCCGGTAAGCTCTTAGTGAACTCTTAGTCCAAGTCGGTACTGTCGACATAGGCATAGGCGCTGTGTTTGTGGATGGACTCAAAGCTCTCCACGCTGACCGAAAACCAGCCTATCATCTCATGATTTTTTGCTTTCTGGGCAACCTTTCTCACCACATCTTCAACAAACATGGGATTGGCATAGGCTTCTTCGGTGACAAATTTTTCATCAGGCCGCTTCAGGAGAGCATAGAGTTCACAGGAGCCGCAGCTTTCCACCATAGAGATCAGCTCTTCCAACCAGATGAACCCCAGAGGCTTTACCGTCAGGATAACCTCGGCCCGCTGATTATGTGCGCCTTGGGTGCTGATTTCTTTAGAGCAGGGACAAAGCGTGGTAAGAGGGACGCTGACCTTTAAGAGGAGCTGATGCTTCTGGTCATCAATACTCCCGATAAAGGAACAGTCATACTCCATCAGGCTCTCTGTCCCGGTTACAGGGGCTTTTTTCGCGATAAAATAAGGAAATTGCATTTCCATTTCCGCCTGTTCCGCCTGGAGATTGCTCTGCACCTCAGCCAGGAGTTCCGGGAAAATTTTTATGTGCATATCCTGCTGATACTTAGCCAAAATGCAGGTAAATGTCTCAAGGCAGGACTGCTTAAAGCGGTGGGGCAGAGAGGCCTGTAAGTTGATTTCAGCAACAGTCTGCTGCACGCCCCCTTTTTGTTCCCGAACGGAAACAGGGCAGGTAAAATGTTTTATGCCGACGGAATGTAATTTCATGGAATTCTTTTTTCCTGCCAGAATCGGAAGAATTTTGGAAAAATTGAATCAGTATTATTGCATATCATTGATACAGCGAGCGAGCAATATTACCATATTTTTTCAACAAGCATAAGGCAATATTTACCGGTTTTACAAAATTGAATGTGCAGTTCCCCTTGCGCTTTTTCAGAAATCCTATTATCTGATGAAGTTATAATCGTATCAAAAAGAGGGTGAAAATCACCGAAAAAATGACAAACAGAGACAATCAGGAAATCACTGTCCGTCTGGATAAATGGCTATGGGCCGCCCGATTTTTCAAAACACGTTCGTTGTCTTCAAAGGCGGTGAGCGGTGGACATGTTCATCTCAACGGCAAGCGGGTGAAACCTTCTCGGATTGTGCAAGGGGGGGA from Candidatus Electrothrix communis encodes the following:
- a CDS encoding NAD-dependent succinate-semialdehyde dehydrogenase, yielding MILKNKELLCSRCFIGGDWVSSGNGKSIAVHNPANGALVGSVPSLGREETLQAIKAGEAAWPAWRSKTAHERSRLIRRWYDLIIANQEDLASIMTAEQGKPLAESRGEILYAASFVEWFAEEGKRVYGDTIPMAQPGKRIIVLKQPIGVCAAITPWNFPSAMITRKAAPALAAGCPVVVKPASQTPLSALALAKLAQEAGIPPGIFNVLTGSASEIGGALTESSTVRKLSFTGSTEIGKMLMRQCADTVKKISLELGGHAPFIVFDDADLDEAVTNAVASKYRNSGQTCVCANRFIVQEGVYDAFAEKLIKAVQEQLKVGNGFDEGVNQGPLIDLNAVQKVEQQIKDALGKGARLGSGGKRVGETGFFFEPTILLDVTTEMQIAYEETFGPVAPLFSFSTEEEAVALANDTPYGLASYFFSKDIGRCWRVSEALEYGMVGVNTGIMSTESAPFGGIKESGIGREGSKYGIDEYLEQKYLCLGGLEK
- the folE2 gene encoding GTP cyclohydrolase FolE2 → MKLHSVGIKHFTCPVSVREQKGGVQQTVAEINLQASLPHRFKQSCLETFTCILAKYQQDMHIKIFPELLAEVQSNLQAEQAEMEMQFPYFIAKKAPVTGTESLMEYDCSFIGSIDDQKHQLLLKVSVPLTTLCPCSKEISTQGAHNQRAEVILTVKPLGFIWLEELISMVESCGSCELYALLKRPDEKFVTEEAYANPMFVEDVVRKVAQKAKNHEMIGWFSVSVESFESIHKHSAYAYVDSTDLD
- a CDS encoding adenylate/guanylate cyclase domain-containing protein encodes the protein MLPDILLIADEPELCQQVADILHEYDVDWCFEYEALNICIHQPVRVVLVVQDLPGASGIELFDNLRASRPGLLGFLIVDRESAGGLCPAAMDSGFAGLFSPPLDPDHVRDRIAKAMESAALREENARLRALLPLYGLGEHFMSSTSQHDVLESLLNVIGDQTAADSLSVMLYDKEEGVLRIAASRGIPEEMIDQIRIKPGDKIAGRVFQERKPVILNQETQNDSRFADLLKRPEIVSAVSFPMIVRDKILGVLNVSYTDGDIRFADSDIEILGIFSTQAALAVENVHAFESVAQEARLQALLEQYVAPEVAEVLLASDAALTTGLGEIKEATVLFADIRNFTGMVQEIPLAILREFLNEFFQLFTETIFEYRGTVDKFMGDAVLAIFGALIELDNPSFTAIETALAIQERFADLKKEWEGKDPFFTTIDLGFAVTRGEMFLGNVGSARRLDYTVIGTEVNIAQRLASKATSSRIYITDKVLEDLERKQPARKVLVKDVGKMVLKGVQYSVPTFSVLGLEKETK
- a CDS encoding replication-associated recombination protein A; the encoded protein is MNENKKIENHHSIPLAERMRPVSLDDFSGQEHLVGRGRLLRELISNGKIPSLLLWGPPGSGKTTLASILAHSIQADFIFFSAVLSGVKEIRKIVEETKGKKEGEDKPTILFVDEIHRFNKNQQDALLPHVESGLLTLIGATTENPSFEVIAPLLSRCQLLLLQPLTVEDIISILQRALHDKATGLGGYDIEMGREAAEMIAQAADGDCRRALNYLETAAILIVEQESDIPLAITRKTILEVVQGQTLRYDRAGEEHYNLISALHKSLRDSDPDGACYWLGRMLVSGEDPLYIARRLIRFASEDVGVSDPRALDVAISCRRAYDMLGSPEGELALYQATVYLATAPKSNALYLTEKKIKEEIRRSGALPVPLHIRNAPTGLMEKIGYGKGYQYAHDAEDGLVAQEHLPDKLAGKRYYRPTERGFEAVIHDRLSKWRKILQQRAQQQRKKTKKPG